From the Leptolyngbya sp. O-77 genome, one window contains:
- the pgeF gene encoding peptidoglycan editing factor PgeF, which translates to MFSEVLMHDWQWRDWRGASYLTCSLLDGFDHGFFTRQFAPCSPEDLTLALKPEARLLRVKQVHGNRVLGAAEILAKESAGLGVADESGWPQADGSVTDGTLEAAWVCSADCVPALIADVSTGRVAAVHAGWRGTALEIVPVAIARLQERGSRLADLRVALGPAIAGEVYQVSTTVAAEVGATVLPEFAGRWRQDAAPLDPQAPSSDVPDPAKPRLPDEVAEAILETLGSLPHSPLHPDPQPGRVRLDVRRVNALQLLNLGLLPEQVAIAPYCTYQTPELFFSYRRERRKQVQWSGIVSR; encoded by the coding sequence TTGTTCTCTGAGGTTCTGATGCACGACTGGCAATGGCGTGACTGGCGCGGCGCGTCTTACCTGACCTGTAGTTTGCTGGACGGGTTTGATCACGGCTTTTTTACCCGGCAGTTTGCGCCGTGTAGCCCAGAAGACCTAACCCTGGCGCTGAAGCCGGAGGCACGACTGCTGCGGGTGAAGCAGGTGCATGGCAATCGGGTGTTGGGCGCGGCAGAGATTTTAGCAAAAGAGTCCGCAGGTCTGGGCGTGGCGGATGAGTCGGGCTGGCCGCAGGCCGATGGCAGCGTGACGGATGGGACGCTGGAGGCGGCGTGGGTCTGCTCGGCAGACTGTGTGCCTGCGCTGATTGCGGACGTTTCGACGGGGCGGGTGGCAGCGGTTCATGCGGGCTGGCGAGGCACAGCGCTGGAGATCGTGCCCGTGGCGATCGCCCGGTTGCAGGAGCGTGGCAGTCGGCTGGCAGACCTGCGGGTAGCGCTGGGCCCGGCGATCGCCGGCGAGGTGTACCAGGTTTCAACAACCGTTGCCGCCGAAGTGGGCGCGACCGTATTGCCGGAATTTGCCGGACGCTGGCGACAGGACGCTGCCCCGCTCGATCCGCAAGCGCCGTCGAGCGATGTGCCCGATCCGGCCAAACCGCGACTGCCCGATGAAGTGGCTGAGGCCATTCTGGAAACGCTGGGGTCGCTGCCCCATTCGCCGCTACATCCCGACCCACAGCCCGGTCGGGTGCGGCTGGATGTGCGCCGGGTCAACGCGCTGCAACTGCTGAATCTGGGTCTATTGCCAGAGCAGGTGGCGATCGCCCCCTACTGCACCTATCAAACGCCGGAGCTTTTCTTTTCCTATCGGCGAGAGCGGCGAAAGCAGGTGCAGTGGTCGGGAATTGTCAGTCGGTAA